The proteins below come from a single Ptychodera flava strain L36383 chromosome 6, AS_Pfla_20210202, whole genome shotgun sequence genomic window:
- the LOC139135086 gene encoding uncharacterized protein — protein MTNRGNIRNHYTPGHPASLATTVIYNNHVAAGHGNPSHPVYHHNPFYLYQRLDHNNTQQSYPPVPGSNAYYDVIQRQAFSNGRPQMPYSFPTFANMQSFPRNRGRHVNQHFQRAHESSAVGRGLDNVWQAATSANRLSIRTNGTVQYPPNTSMPHRGIDTGRDATPGFRSREAAATRTESGLHRRERDPSAQSSTPSVEDGDDVPDLVSSSSPSSDESADSLRQFANEEEGAAAAPLTTSPANEARRQEPLATDRQEQLHDNLSPDAQSNSEGLGRERNSGGVRTPPATVDDGPGEATLPDSRDSHVSNVNSQQVPNIGEYQPAYGATLRDPSAQSFFKLDRKTAHKSLEFLEQNKVQRIITPHNHNDVHGNNIPELPFSPTKHQPDRCRLCQYTDMSYSSSAAPLQDPHPMAPAKPEPADRQGQYVGPSCTVLADRAFTQGQHWLIVICQLPDVPLTRDWLFTFGVSSGRGKRDELLTADTCAWCMEVSGVGYRFVRHGNRVISLQESNIPTCHSDAGASQERQPGKLTMGLLLDMDNRSLTFYRIDTRRRLFTFNDVRAQVPLYPAFSIGLEGLTLEVRSVVPVPDYVNLPSQRQRTQQNQRGSGTITPV, from the exons ATGACTAATCGTGGAAATATAAGGAACCATTACACTCCTGGACACCCCGCATCCTTGGCAACCACAGTGATCTATAATAATCACGTTGCGGCGGGACACGGAAATCCTTCACATCCAGTGTACCACCACAATCCCTTCTACTTGTACCAAAGGCTAGACCATAACAACACCCAGCAATCCTATCCCCCAGTGCCCGGGTCGAATGCATACTACGATGTTATTCAAAGACAGGCGTTTTCCAACGGTCGCCCACAGATGCCGTACAGCTTTCCAACTTTCGCCAACATGCAATCATTTCCGAGGAATCGGGGAAGACacgtgaatcaacattttcagaggGCTCATGAATCATCAGCTGTAGGTCGGGGGCTAGATAACGTGTGGCAAGCAGCTACATCGGCCAATAGGCTCAGCATTAGGACCAATGGGACTGTGCAATATCCCCCGAACACATCAATGCCCCACCGAGGCATTGATACTGGACGAGATGCGACGCCCGGATTCCGATCCCGAGAGGCAGCTGCGACACGAACTGAGTCCGGTCTTCACCGTAGGGAGAGAGACCCAAGTGCTCAGTCCTCAACACCGTCTGTCGAAGACGGAGACGATGTACCTGATCTTGTCTCATCCTCATCTCCATCTTCGGACGAATCTGCCGATTCTCTGAGGCAGTTTGCGAACGAGGAAGAAGGGGCTGCGGCAGCCCCTTTGACGACTTCGCCTGCCAACGAGGCCCGGCGTCAAGAACCATTGGCGACAGACCGACAAGAACAGTTGCATGACAACCTCTCCCCGGATGCCCAGAGCAACTCCGAAGGTTTAGGACGTGAGCGGAACTCTGGAGGTGTGCGTACCCCTCCTGCAACAGTAGATGATGGACCAGGAGAGGCCACACTCCCCGATTCACGTGACTCACACGTGAGCAACGTTAACAGTCAGCAGGTGCCAAACATTGGAGAATACCAACCTGCGTACGGGGCGACATTAAGGG ACCCATCTGCGCAATCCTTTTTCAAGCTAGATCGGAAAACGGCACACAAATCTCTCGAATTTCTCGAGCAAAACAAAGTGCAACGGATCATCACTCCACACAACCATAACGACGTCCACGGCAACAACATTCCCGAGTTACCGTTCAGCCCGACGAAGCACCAACCCGATCGATGCCGGCTTTGTCAGTACACAGATATGTCTTACTCATCCAGCGCGGCACCCCTTCAAGATCCACACCCCATGGCTCCGGCAAAGCCTGAACCGGCTGACAGACAGGGTCAGTACGTTGGCCCTTCCTGCACGGTGCTGGCTGACAGGGCTTTCACGCAAGGACAACACTGGTTGATAGTCATCTGCCAGCTGCCCGACGTCCCACTGACAAGAGATTGGCTTTTCACCTTCGGTGTTAGTAGCGGGCGTGGAAAGCGCGACGAGTTACTGACTGCCGACACTTGTGCGTGGTGTATGGAGGTGAGCGGGGTCGGATACCGATTCGTCCGCCACGGTAACAGGGTAATCAGCCTCCAAGAATCAAACATACCGACTTGTCATAGTGATGCTGGTGCGTCGCAAGAACGTCAGCCAGGCAAGTTGACCATGGGACTGTTACTTGACATGGACAATCGCTCGCTAACATTTTACCGCATCGACACGAGGCGCAGATTGTTCACATTCAACGACGTGCGGGCACAAGTACCCCTTTATCCCGCTTTCTCCATCGGGCTTGAGGGGTTGACTTTGGAGGTCAGAAGTGTGGTCCCTGTACCCGACTACGTTAATCTACCAAGTCAGCGACAACGGACACAGCAGAACCAACGGGGCAGTGGCACAATCACTCCCGTGTAG
- the LOC139135088 gene encoding kelch-like protein 26, whose translation MSTSTVAMTSPSQQQLPLQNLGSIFEDRALADVTLVVSGVEFPAHRVILAACSDYFKVMFTSQMQEQHKERVELKGDQLTAESVEALLQFIYTATLQLTTENVFDILTAADHLQIIPAVEKCCQFIVRTCLGIHKVRIGDCLSVSTYADKYSHLEYLDDTLNNMLAKNFVKLMEQQETYEMLSVDRLVALLDSDAISSSSEMHILQSVLKWLRSDPDKRMQHAGQVLSKVRMGLVDKYKLAELLEAKDIQSIPECRELYYKAMVYHALPDRSSSPSEINRSRGSSMALLALNTVIMQYFDRNSMTWSTLPNFVNHSTGRQITGYNAPAVVGLGNFIYVAGGNIQGPTNALSRYDIGRNAWENLSPMKACRFAFSLCLFDEYMYAIGGYSDSGYLAHNNVERYCFKSGHWQFIAQLDLPRFNVAVAPYKGYLYAIGGQKDKFTALRDVQRFNPIKNKWERMNPTKYAHTLASAMVANGTLYVGGGRTNNLERNGDLINCQHVEMYDDSTDSWSPVPQHLIPPGNIPAVIVGDEICIILNGFCYRTGIKTTEDQVYAFDLDDWQHITKFIRGLSVTCVPINIERLVGSAESKNSDV comes from the exons ATGTCAACCTCAACTGTTGCAATGACATCGCCATCCCAGCAGCAGCTGCCTCTGCAAAATCTTGGGAGTATCTTCGAAGACAGAGCTCTCGCTGATGTCACCCTGGTTGTTTCTGGGGTGGAGTTCCCAGCACACAGGGTAATCCTGGCAGCATGCAGCGACTACTTCAAGGTCATGTTCACCAGCCAGATGCAAGAGCAGCACAAAGAGAGAGTTGAACTGAAGGGCGACCAGCTGACGGCGGAGTCAGTAGAAGCGCTGCTGCAGTTCATCTACACAGCGACGCTGCAGCTGACCACGGAAAACGTGTTTGACATCCTGACTGCAGCAGATCACCTGCAGATCATCCCTGCTGTTGAGAAGTGTTGCCAGTTCATCGTCAGAACGTGTCTGGGAATACACAAAGTCAGAATTGGGGACTGCCTGTCTGTTTCCACCTATGCCGACAAGTACAGCCACCTGGAATACCTGGATGACACTCTGAACAACATGCTGGCTAAGAACTTTGTGAAGCTGATGGAGCAGCAGGAGACGTATGAGATGCTGAGTGTGGACAGACTGGTGGCACTCCTGGATTCCGATGCAATCAGCAGCAGCTCCGAGATGCACATCTTGCAGTCGGTGTTGAAATGGCTGAGAAGCGATCCTGACAAGCGCATGCAGCATGCCGGCCAGGTGCTCAGCAAAGTGAGAATGGGATTGGTGGACAAGTACAAGCTGGCCGAATTGCTTGAGGCAAAGGACATTCAGAGTATTCCAGAATGCCGAGAATTGTACTACAAGGCCATGGTGTACCATGCGTTGCCGGATAGATCAAGTTCTCCAAGTGAAATCAACAGGTCAAGGGGATCATCCATG gCATTGCTGGCACTTAACACTGTCATCATGCAGTACTTTGACAGGAACAGCATGACCTGGTCCACCTTGCCAAATTTTGTCAATCACTCCACTGGAAGACAGATCACGGGTTACAATGCGCCAGCAGTGGTTGGTCTCGGCAATTTCATTTATGTGGCTGGCGGCAACATCCAGGGACCAACCAATGCTCTGAGTCGCTATGACATCGGCAGGAATGCATGGGAAAACCTGTCACCGATGAAAGCCTGCCGCTTTGCATTCAGCCTGTGTCTGTTTGATGAGTACATGTATGCTATTGGGGGATACAGCGATTCTGGATACCTGGCCCACAATAACGTTGAGAGGTACTGCTTCAAAAGCGGGCACTGGCAGTTCATAGCACAGCTGGATCTGCCCAGGTTTAATGTGGCTGTGGCACCATACAAAGGCTACCTGTATGCCATTGGTGGACAGAAGGACAAGTTCACAGCTCTCAGAGACGTGCAGAGATTCAACCCGATAAAGAACAAATGGGAAAGGATGAACCCAACCAAGTATGCTCATACCCTGGCAAGCGCTATGGTAGCCAATGGAACCTTGTATGTCGGCGGTGGAAGGACAAACAACCTGGAAAGAAATGGAGATCTTATCAATTGTCAGCACGTAGAGATGTATGATGACAGCACTGATTCATGGTCTCCTGTGCCGCAGCACCTAATTCCACCGGGTAATATTCCAGCGGTCATCGTCggtgatgaaatctgtattaTATTGAACGGGTTCTGCTACAGGACGGGAATTAAAACTACAGAAGACCAGGTGTACGCCTTTGACCTGGATGACTGGCAGCATATCACAAAATTCATCAGGGGGTTGTCTGTTACATGTGTTCCAATTAACATAGAGAGGCTTGTTGGTTCCGCAGAGAGTAAAAACAGTGATGTTTAA